A single window of Gossypium hirsutum isolate 1008001.06 chromosome A10, Gossypium_hirsutum_v2.1, whole genome shotgun sequence DNA harbors:
- the LOC107896238 gene encoding cytochrome P450 83B1, producing the protein MAIVLFMVFLLALPFFLFNLLKRSIRTNGNLVLPLPPGPSGLPLIGHLHMLMFDNSVPHIFLYKLSQKYGPLVFLRFGFKPTLVVSSAKMAEAVMKTHDLDFCSRPNLCGARKLSYNASDLTFSPYSGYWREMRKLCVVHLFSRVQNYRPIREDEVACLVQKICRLSVDSKPVNLSEAMMCLSSSIICRVAFGKRYDDEGAERSRFDGLLKGSEAMLSCFSFSDYFPFMGWVDRFTGFLTRLQKISKELDTFYQQLINEHLDPNRQKPEQEDILDVLLRIQKDRDFPFDLAIDHIKAILMDVFIAGTDTTAATVIWAMSFLMKNPKCLKKTQAEVRDLIGKKGFVNEDDVHNFTYLKAVIKETFRLQAIAPLLVPRETLRKRRIGGYEVPTKALVYVNAWAIGRDPEAWENPEEFYPERFIGSSIDFKGLNFELIPFGAGRRVCPGMHMGVAAVELALANLLYKFDWELLPEMNKEDIDFDVVPGLTTHKKNDLILLAKKIHD; encoded by the exons ATGGCAATAGTACTGTTTATGGTCTTTCTTCTAGCTCTACCCTTCTTCCTCTTCAATCTCCTAAAACGTAGCATTAGAACCAATGGCAATCTTGTTCTTCCTCTTCCCCCTGGCCCTTCAGGTCTTCCCTTGATCGGTCACTTACATATGCTGATGTTTGATAACTCAGTCCctcatatttttctttataaactCTCTCAAAAGTATGGTCCTCTCGTGTTCTTAAGATTTGGATTTAAGCCAACCCTTGTAGTTTCTTCAGCAAAAATGGCTGAAGCAGTTATGAAAACCCATGACCTTGACTTCTGCAGCAGGCCTAATCTATGTGGTGCTCGCAAATTATCTTACAATGCCTCGGATTTGACTTTTTCACCATACTCTGGCTACTGGCGTGAGATGAGGAAACTTTGTGTTGTACATCTATTTAGCAGAGTGCAGAACTATCGTCCCATCCGAGAAGATGAAGTTGCTTGCCTGGTTCAAAAAATATGCCGATTATCCGTTGATTCTAAGCCCGTTAACTTGAGTGAGGCAATGATGTGCCTTTCCAGTTCAATAATATGTAGAGTAGCTTTCGGCAAGAGGTATGACGACGAAGGAGCTGAAAGAAGTAGGTTCGATGGGTTGCTTAAAGGAAGTGAAGCCATGTTGTCATGCTTTAGTTTCTCTGACTATTTTCCTTTCATGGGTTGGGTCGATAGGTTCACTGGTTTCCTCACTCGTCTTCAAAAAATTTCCAAAGAACTTGATACTTTCTATCAACAACTCATTAATGAACACCTCGATCCAAATAGACAAAAACCAGAGCAAGAGGACATACTCGATGTGTTACTAAGAATACAGAAAGATCGTGATTTTCCATTTGATCTGGCCATAGATCACATAAAAGCTATTCTTATG GATGTGTTTATTGCTGGAACAGACACAACAGCAGCCACTGTGATTTGGGCCATGTCCTTCCTAATGAAAAACCCGAAGTGTTTGAAGAAAACTCAAGCGGAAGTGAGGGACTTGATTGGGaaaaaagggtttgtaaatgaagATGATGTTCACAATTTTACTTACCTAAAAGCTGTGATAAAAGAAACGTTCAGGTTGCAAGCAATAGCTCCATTGTTAGTGCCACGAGAAACACTCCGAAAGCGCAGAATAGGTGGGTATGAAGTCCCGACCAAAGCCTTAGTGTATGTGAATGCATGGGCAATAGGAAGAGACCCTGAAGCTTGGGAAAACCCAGAAGAGTTTTATCCTGAAAGATTCATTGGAAGCTCTATTGACTTCAAAGGGCTGAACTTTGAGCTCATACCATTTGGTGCGGGTAGAAGGGTTTGCCCTGGAATGCATATGGGAGTTGCAGCAGTGGAGCTTGCCCTTGCTAATCTACTTTACAAGTTTGATTGGGAACTGT